One Candidatus Atelocyanobacterium thalassa isolate ALOHA genomic window, ATTCAGAGACAAACTTTACTGGTTTAACCCAAGCGCATAGAAAAGAGTTTGAACTCAACTCCCCCTGAGCTAAAGGTTCGGCAAGATCTTTGAAATCAATAATACCTAGAATATCATCAAGAGAATCACCTTTAATTGGGTAGCGAGAATGTCCAGTTTTAGTTACTTCTTCCAATAATTCTTCAAAAGTAGTAGTTTCTGAAACAGCAATTAATTGAGTACGAGGAACCATAACTTCCATTGTCGTAACTGTACCAAACTCAAATATATTTTTAAGCAGAGCTCTCTCTTGAGCTTCTAGACCTGTTGATTCTCCTTCTGTAGATATGATTAATTGTAATTCTTCAGGAGTAACCTGACTGTACCTTTCTTGCCCCGTATACTGAATTCCAATGCTGCGTAATAAAAAACGTGTCGATTGATTTAAAATCCAAATAAAAGGATTAAATATCTGTGATATAACTCTAATTGAAGGTCCTAAGAATCTAGCTAGTTGTTCCGAGTACAACAAGGATAATGATTTAGGGCATAATTCTCCTAAAACAATCTGTAAATACGCCAAAAACAGAAAAGCACAAGGTATAGCAATGCTATGAGATAGGCTTATACTAACAAATCTCGGCAATGGTGATTTTGTTAAGACTTCTATCACTAACTTGGCCATAACACTTTCTCCAACCCAGCCTAGGGCCAAACTGGATAGTGTTATGCCTAACTGTGTCGTTGAAAGCAAGCGATCAAGACTACGCTGCAAAGATTGAACTGTTTGAGCTTGAATATCTCCAGCCTTAACTAACTGACTAATCCTTGATCTCCTAACCGAAACCATCGCAAATTCTGCAGTAACAAAAAATGCATTAATGGCTATAAGGAAAAAAACTGATAAAACCCGTATTAAAATATCTGAAGTTGACATATATCAAATGTGATAACTTTTAAATAATTATCAGATCACAGGAATATTATTTATATTGAGTTTAAGCTTTCTATCAGGATAATTAGTTAAACTTAGAGATAAAGTTCTACTTTTCTTAATAGAAAAATGAGGAATTCTTATCTCTCCCCTAAAAATATTACTCTTAGGTGGCAAGACTTCTGGAAGACCTTTTATGGTTGCCCCAAGAGAATAATTCTTATCATCACGAATTTCTAAAGAACTATAAAGAAATTTAATTTTATCAGTCCCTTTATTTTGTAAATTAATTTTCAAAAGCATTGCCTCACCTTCATTTAGGACCTCTTTTATTTCTAGTATTACTTCTCGATCCGTAACTTGCAAAGGTAAGCTTTTTGAAGTTTTATTATGAATATTTTGAGTTTTGTCATCTTGAGATTCGTTTTTGTGGAAATTTACTAATTCTTTTTTTTGATTTGTATAATCATAAACCTTACTTAATACAGTTTTTTCGTCAATAGGCTTGAACTGAGTTGGTTGGGTGAATGTGTTGGAGTTATCCACCAATTTTTTACTAGGATTAGTATTTAATTGATTTACTCCTTTAAGGGCTTGAGAGCCTGCCTGATAAGCGAAATAAGCTCCCATGGTACCAGTACCTATAAGTACTGATAATAATACTGTAAGCCTTACCGTTGCATTTGTTTTCATCTTGTTGATTGAATGATACAAAATTCTTCTTGATTATAATAATTTAGTTGAACAGTTACACAAATATTTTTATCTATTCACTATTGCGCTATAATATGTTAGCTTTAAATTAATCCCAGGGTTGGCCGAGCGGTTGAGGCAACGAACTCATAATTCGTGCAAGGCAGGTTCAACTCCTGCACCCTGGACTAAACAAGATATTTTAATCAGATACCGTTTAAAACAATAATAAAGTAAATATTTTAAAATCTTATCTTTCTTGAAAATTTAAATATCTCTGACATCTATTTCATTTAATACAATTATAAGAACACGTTTTTTAAAATTCTCTTACTACAGGAACATCCTCAATAATTTCACCTATCAAAATCAAATCTGCCACGTCAACAAATAAGCCATTATCTAAGACACCTGGAATATTGTTAATTATTGCTTCTAAACTTTTTGGATCATTAACATAGTCAAATTTAGTATCAATTATCAAGTTGCCTTGGTCTGTAACAACTGGTCCAGCTTTTTTGACACCCATTCGTAAATCAGGACTACCTCCAAGTTCTTTTAATTGTCTTATTACTGGGGTAAGAGCTTTAGGTATGACTTCAACTGGTACTGGAACAGTAGAGCCTAATTTATCTACCATTTTATTGCCATCAACCACTACAATAAATTTTTTAGCAAGACTATCAACAATTTTTTCTTGAGTGTGAGCAGCGCCACCGCCTTTGATGAGATTTTTATATGGATCAACTTCATCTGCTCCGTCAATTGCAATGTCGATGTGATCTACCATGTCTAGAGTGCTAAGAGGAATATTATATTGTTTAGCTAAAACTTCTGCCTGGAACGAAGTCGGAATACCTACTATGTTTTTCAAGGTACCAGATTGCAAGCGTTTTCCAATATGCTCTATTGCGTAAGCGGTTGTGGATCCTGTTCCTAAACCGATAATTGAATTAGATTCAATATATTCAGCGGCAGCTTTCCCAACTTGTTGTTTCATAACTATTATTGGATCAGTCATCTATTACCTCCTTTAAATTTAAAGTTTATTAAATTCTGCTTTTGAATTTTTTACATTAAATGAACGATAGGGGATGAGGCAGGCTTTAGCTAATTAATCCATCCCTTATTTATCATTTATCTATTACTCTCTAATTTTTGGAAGATGAAGATGTTGCCAGTATTTGTTTTAATTGAGCCAATTGATCTGCCCAACGAGGATCGGGTTGAAAGCCTTCATTCCCAGAGTTTCCTGATATCTGAGTCCTGTTATCACGTTTTTTGTTAGTGCTTTTTTTAGCTCTAGTAGGTGCAGGTTTAATATCAGTGCTTTCATCTGAGGAATCTTTCCCTTTAGCTCTTGGAAGAGCTTTTTCAATTTTAAGAGGATTTTCCATAAAAGATTGACCATTATATTTTTCAATAAACGCATCTGCTAATTCATCTGTCAGAACAGTAACAAACGCGAAACCCCGACACTTACCTGTCTTACGTTCTTTGATAACTTTAATCGAAATAGTTTCGCCGGCATCAATAAACAATTCTTCTAGAGTTTGACGTTCAATATTTTCTTTAGGCAAATTACCTACATATAAGCGAATAGACATTTTAGAATGTACCTCCAGTAATTGAGTTGATGAAATTTTTAGTTAGCTCTCGTTCTGAGGGCTATATACTTTAGACCTAAGCAGATTAGAAAAATAATTTTTTCATAATCTTTTATGCTATTGGTAAGATTTGATTTTTTTAATGTGGACCTATTTTCTTCAAAACTAATTTTCCTTGAACAAAGTTAATGTATCCAAATAGATTACCAAAACCTGATTTAATTTCATTTATTAACAAATGTAGATAAAACAGATACTACTTTTCTAGATTATTACAGATTCTATAGACGATTCGCCAAATAATTAGAAAAAAATAGAAAAAGTTCTAAGTGATTTTTATTTTTTTCTAATTATTGAGTAAGCAATATTTTTTAGTAATTATTTTTCAACTGATCATTTAAGTTATTAAACTAATATATCTTCAATTATTGATAATTGAAGATATTTTAATTTTTATATAAAGATTTCTAAAATTTATATTAGTAGAATTTATATATATATTTAGTTTGTGCTAATTATTAACAATAAATATCGAAATTAGTTTGTAAATAAAATCCATAGGAAGCATATCTGAAAAAGGTTTCCCTACTGGCGAATAAATCTAGCATTATTTTTTTATAATCTACCCTAGCAATCACTATCATTTAAAAGTCTAATTTTTAAATAATAGCGTCTCATATTTTGTGAAGTTTTATGAATTCATTACTTTAAAAATTAATCAAAAATTACACTATATCCATCGACTTTATATTTATAATAAAGTGCTATAGATTGTTAAGCAATGATATCTTACAAGACTATTTGTAGAATAGAAATCCATAAAATAGTCTTATATCGTTCTGTGTAAAGAAATATAAATTTTTTCACATATGATTATTCTTATCTATTCTATGAACAAAGACTACGATAATCTGTACTCATCTAATTTTCATGATTACGTTCAAATAATAACTTATTCTTTATGGTTGTTTCTAATCGTTTAATTCGCATTGGTTCTCGAAAAAGCCAATTAGCATTGGTGCAAACTTACTGGATACAAGAACAACTGCAAAAGCATTATCCTAATTATGAGTTTCAAATAGAAACTATGAGTACACAAGGAGATAATATTTTAGATGTTGCTCTTGCAAAAATAGGAGATAAAGGACTATTCACAAAAGAGTTAGAAGTAGCCATGTTGCAGAATCGAATAGATTTTGCAGTTCATTCATTGAAAGATCTACCAACTAATTTACCAGAAGGTTTAATGTTAGGCTGCATAACAGAGAGAGAAAATCCTGCAGATGCGTTAGTTGTTAATGAAAAATATAAAAATAACAAATTAGATACTTTGCCAGAAGGATCTATTATTGGTACATCGTCTCTTAGAAGGTTGGCTCAACTTAGGCATCACTACCCTTATTTAATTTTTAAAGATGTTCGTGGTAATGTTAACACTCGCTTGGCCAAGCTAGACGCCGGGGAATACGATGCTATTATTCTTGCAGCAGCAGGCTTGAAACGTTTAAACATGGATAATAGAATTCATCAAATTATTCCTGAAGATATTTCTTTACATGCCGTAGGGCAAGGTGCTTTAGGCATAGAATGTAGAGCAGCTGATTCTAGGATTTTGGAATTACTTGAAGTTTTAAAACATTCAGAAACTCATTATCGTTGCATGGGAGAACGTTCTTTTTTAAGAGCATTAGAAGGTGGATGCCAAGTACCCATTGGAGTTACTACTAAAATAGAATGTAATATCTTAACTTTAACTGGAATTGTAGCAAGCCTAGATGGAAAAACCATGCTGAAAAATACTGTTTCCGGTCATATGGAACAAGCAGAAAATTTAGGATATGAACTATCTGTATGTTTACGAGATGCAGGTGCGACAGAAATTTTAGACAAAATATTTTCTGAAACTAGAATCCAATAAATATGAATTTATTATTTATTAGAAACAGTATTAATATTACAAATGTTTTTTATAAGCCAAATAATTCTTTTTATAAAGATAGAAGCATTATGTTTTATATGTTAATTAGCAGATGTTTTCTATGAATTAATTACGTAACTTAATTAACTTGCATTTTCTATCGCTTGAAGTAAATAGTCATTTATTGATAAGCCTAAATGGGGATATTGTATGTTTCCAATAGCAGATAATTTTTACTTAAACGACTTCCTTTCATAGATATCAAAAAAATCAAAGCTTTCTTAGATATTACTTGTAAAAAAGATAATAAAAAAGTGTGCAATATTTAAAAAAATAGTTTTACACTAACGAATTAACAAGCATAACTTTAATTACTCTAAAATCAATTTATATCTTTATGCTACGATAAACCAGGAATAAATAGTCTCTATAATTGAGAAACAAGTAAATATAAGAACTTTTTCTCGGAGATTATAATTATTAATTTAGTTCTATTAAATATTATTTAAAAGATATGTCACAAGAAAAAGGAAAAGGGTTTGGATTTGGATTAGGAAAAATTAAGGAACTTCAAGAAGCATTTAAAAAAGCACAACAGGTTCAAGCTGGAGCACAACAACTTCAAGAAGAGTTAGAAAAAATGGGTATCGAGGGTTATAGTGACGAAGCGAAGCTAGTTACAGTAATCATTAGCGGGAACCAAGAACCTCGTCAAGTTATTATTAGTCCAGATGCTATGAATAATGACCCTAACGCTTTATCTGAACTTGTAACAATGGCTATGAAAGATGCCTATAATAAATCAACTGAAACAATGAGGGAGAAGATGGAAGTTCTTACTAGTGGATTAAATTTACCTGGAATGTAATTTAAAATACATGGGAAGTTGGGCGAATAATTTTCTCCCAATTTCCTTAATTTAAATAATACCTAATTTAAAGAACTCATTATAAAAAATAGATCAATTGAGTTATAAATAAGTTTGTTACTTAGTATTTTAAAACTAAAAGATATTTATTTTTGAAGTCTTAGATTGTCTAGATGTTTTGTCCATTGTGCTGCTAAAGAAATCTCTGTGAAAGGAATTGTAATAGCAGATTTGTTTGAGTCAATAAAAACAAACTGTATTAATGCTTTTCCTCTGTTAGGTAATTTATCTAAAGTAGTAATATTGTTATTAATCAGTAACTGTATTGATTCAACATCATTTAACGAAAAATTGGACAAATTATCTGAAATAGTTCTTTTTGGGGTTCCCCAAGTTAGCTGTTTATCTTTAAGTCCAATAATAGAGTAAATATCGTATTTAGACGTATCAAATTCGTTTGACCATACATTATAAGCTTCTAACTTTTTATATTCATTCCATCCGTTCCAAGTTAACCAGCTAAAGAATATAAGTAAAGGCGTCCACATGAGACCTTTTTCCATTATTAAATTTCCCCATTATTACAAGATAGAGATACTTTAGAGTAATATATTGACATCTTTAGGAAGGTAGTTATTTCAATAACAGGAATACTCTCATAGTCTTAATGAGTAAACTTTATTATTAGAAACATCATTTTATAGGATAGGATAATAAGCGTATTATGTATAGATATTCTGATTTAATAATGACAATAAACGTTATAGCTCTTACTTATTTTTCTAAACAAAAAAATCATTAATACTGTATTCATAAAAATGATATTAGAAGAACATATTAAAAAATACTTTAAGTATGACTATTTAGTAATGATGCTAAATGTTAAAAAGAAAAGTGTTATTTAGTAAAAAGGTATCTAAGTCTTATTTATTGAATCAAGACATCATACTAATAATGGTTGCTAAAAATATGTATATCTATAGATAATTGAAAAATATTTTTTAGAATGCATAATTCAAAACTTAGCTTTTGTGTTAATTTATACAGTTTTAAATATCACAAGTTCTTCCTTAACATATTTCTGAAAAACTTAAATTATTAGTTACAAAAGATAAATATTTCAGAAGGAAAATAGTTTACTAAAAATTAATGATTCTTATATTAAGATTACGGAAACTACAATGAATAACTTAAAGAATGATATCAAATATAT contains:
- a CDS encoding YbaB/EbfC family nucleoid-associated protein, with protein sequence MSQEKGKGFGFGLGKIKELQEAFKKAQQVQAGAQQLQEELEKMGIEGYSDEAKLVTVIISGNQEPRQVIISPDAMNNDPNALSELVTMAMKDAYNKSTETMREKMEVLTSGLNLPGM
- a CDS encoding RNA recognition motif domain-containing protein; this encodes MSIRLYVGNLPKENIERQTLEELFIDAGETISIKVIKERKTGKCRGFAFVTVLTDELADAFIEKYNGQSFMENPLKIEKALPRAKGKDSSDESTDIKPAPTRAKKSTNKKRDNRTQISGNSGNEGFQPDPRWADQLAQLKQILATSSSSKN
- the rpiA gene encoding ribose-5-phosphate isomerase RpiA — translated: MTDPIIVMKQQVGKAAAEYIESNSIIGLGTGSTTAYAIEHIGKRLQSGTLKNIVGIPTSFQAEVLAKQYNIPLSTLDMVDHIDIAIDGADEVDPYKNLIKGGGAAHTQEKIVDSLAKKFIVVVDGNKMVDKLGSTVPVPVEVIPKALTPVIRQLKELGGSPDLRMGVKKAGPVVTDQGNLIIDTKFDYVNDPKSLEAIINNIPGVLDNGLFVDVADLILIGEIIEDVPVVREF
- the hemC gene encoding hydroxymethylbilane synthase, with protein sequence MVVSNRLIRIGSRKSQLALVQTYWIQEQLQKHYPNYEFQIETMSTQGDNILDVALAKIGDKGLFTKELEVAMLQNRIDFAVHSLKDLPTNLPEGLMLGCITERENPADALVVNEKYKNNKLDTLPEGSIIGTSSLRRLAQLRHHYPYLIFKDVRGNVNTRLAKLDAGEYDAIILAAAGLKRLNMDNRIHQIIPEDISLHAVGQGALGIECRAADSRILELLEVLKHSETHYRCMGERSFLRALEGGCQVPIGVTTKIECNILTLTGIVASLDGKTMLKNTVSGHMEQAENLGYELSVCLRDAGATEILDKIFSETRIQ
- a CDS encoding hemolysin family protein, with the translated sequence MSTSDILIRVLSVFFLIAINAFFVTAEFAMVSVRRSRISQLVKAGDIQAQTVQSLQRSLDRLLSTTQLGITLSSLALGWVGESVMAKLVIEVLTKSPLPRFVSISLSHSIAIPCAFLFLAYLQIVLGELCPKSLSLLYSEQLARFLGPSIRVISQIFNPFIWILNQSTRFLLRSIGIQYTGQERYSQVTPEELQLIISTEGESTGLEAQERALLKNIFEFGTVTTMEVMVPRTQLIAVSETTTFEELLEEVTKTGHSRYPIKGDSLDDILGIIDFKDLAEPLAQGELSSNSFLCAWVKPVKFVSESMPLDELLSLMQRSQLKMVIIVDEFGGTSGLITIQDVIGEILGNDSEDITEKKEILKIIDENNFLIEAQLNLEELNNVLGLNLPLIDEYQTLGGFLSYQWQKIPMQGEILKYDNLLFTIVKSEGPRLRQIHIQRKPSSNYDILGKNANSSGDCDDMNMENNYDGE